From the Acetobacteroides hydrogenigenes genome, the window TAAGTACACCAAAACCAACATGGATCTACGCTTGGGCTACGATATCTGTCGCGATTGGAAGCTGAATGCCTACGTAAACCGCTCTATTGCCAACGATGTGGAGTCGCCCGGCGACATAGCGTATGGAACAACTCCTACCCGCAAGGATTTGAACTATACTTCCGGCGATATCTCGCTAACCGGATCAATTGGTCGTAACGTAACCGCAATGGTAAAAGGATACTATGGCAGGGATGTTTCGGATGATGAGGTGATTTATGAGAAGAAGGCGTTTGTTACTCCTTACCTATCGATATCGAGGGAACTGGAGTGGAGCGGAGTGCAGGCGCAAAGCGTTGTTCGCATTAATCAGCATCATATTACCATTGGCGTTGATTATGCCCACTCGCAATCGCTAAGCGAGCGCTACAACAACCTTGGGGAGCGAATCAAGCCATACAATCAGGACTTCGCACTAAGAAATTTTGGTCTTTACGTTCAGGGTAATCTCGAATTCTTTAAGGGCAAGCTGTTGGCCAGCCTTGGAGGTCGTTACGACTTCAACAAGTACGACCTAAAGCAAACCGAGAAAATGACCAATCCTGCCAATAAGGAGAATAACGCCATCTTTAGCCCTAGCTTAGGCATAACCTACAAGGTACTACCGGGGCTATCCATCAAGGCCAATGCCGGGAGCGGCTTCTCCTATGCCGATGTTTACCAGCTGGCCGGCTACTCAGAGGTGTTCGACACCAAAAATAAGACGGTAGCCATCACCGTAGGAAATAAGAATTTGAAGAACCTTGAATCGAAATCGTTTGATCTTGGAGTATCATACAATAAGAATGGCTGGAGCACTGAGCTTGGCTACTTTAGAACAGAGTCGAAGAATAACGGCGTACAGGTATTTGTGGATGTAACCGCCGATAACCTGAACAACCTTGAGGTGAAGTACACCACCAAAGATGGCAAGTTCATCTATGCCGATGGAAGCGAGATCAAGGGACTGAACACTTTCCAGAATGCCAGCACCGGTACAATTGATGGTCTTGAGGCTAGCGTTGCCTATAACTTTGGCTATCTTGCAGCAAATCGATTCGATTTAACCTCGTACATCAAGTTCACCTCCATCCTAAACGCTAACGAGGAGCTCGATGAGTACGGCTTAGGTAAGATGAGTCACCGCATGCTTAATGTAGCCGACAATAATATCGTCTATGGAACCGATTACAAGAGCAACAAGCTATCAGCAGGCTTCAAGGGACGCTACGTTGGCTACCGCTACGACCGTAACTGGAGCTTCTACGATCAGTACGTAGAGGTGCGTTACCCTCAAATGATGACCTTGGATCTATATTTAGGTTACGATGTAACCAAAAAGATAAGTCTGATGGGCTATGTAAGCAACGTAACCGACGAGAACTACTACGAGAAGCGTGGGTATAACCTTCCTGGAAGAATGTTCTCGATGAAGGCTACTATAAACTTCTAATGAAACAATTCTACACCGATGGAATCACGACACACGACACATGTATCACGAAAGACGACAGAATATACGGGTATTGGATGTCAAATATAATTGGCGTAAGCCTCGTGATACTTGATACGTGCGTCGTGATACCATATATGAGTTGCTAACTTTTAATACTTACTGGATGGCATCTAAAATTATTCTCATTACCGGTGGACAGCGCTCAGGAAAGAGCAGCTACGCTCAGCGATTGGCTCTCGAGTTGGCTGAAAATCCCGTTTACTTGGCCACCTCGCGCATCTGGGACGATGATTTTCGTCTTCGTGTGGAACGCCATCAGGCAGATCGTGGTCCGATGTGGACCAACATCGAAGAGGAGAAACTCCTCAGCCGCCACGACCTCGCTAACCGTGTGGTGGTGGTAGATTGCGTGACTCTTTGGGCTACCAACTTCTTTTTCGATAACGATTCGGATATCGAGAAGTCGCTGGAGGAACTTAAGGCGGAGCTTGCGCAGCTCGTAGAGCAACCTGCCACCTTCATTTTTATCTCCAACGAGATTGGGATGGGCGGTCATGCCGAGAATGCCATCCAACGAAGGTTTACCGACCTGCAGGGCTGGCTAAACCAGCACATCGCATCAACGGCCGATGAGGTGGTGCTGATGGTGTCGGGAATTCCGGTAAAGGTGAAATAGTGAGAAGGGAGTAGTGAGAAGTGAATATAATACCCCTGACAGGGTTTGAAACCCTGTCAGGGGTATACAGAAGGAAGGCTTTTGATAGCAAACATTTCTTGTTTATAACAACGTTTACTCGGCGCGATTCCCCTCCTTCTTAAGGAGGGGTGCCCGTAGGGCGGGGTGGTTTTGTATCCAAAATCGACAACCACCCCCGGCTACGCCGACCCCTCCTTGTAAAGGAGGGTAATCGCGCTGATTTAGCATGTAGTGATTATTGGAGACATTCTCCCGTGATACTAAAATAAAAGTAAGCAATGGCAATTTACACCCGTGGCGGCGATAAGGGCCGCACATCGCTGGCAGGCGGCATTCGCGTTCCGAAGAATCACTGCCGCATAGAGGCCAACGGCGCCATCGACGAGGCCAACTCGTTCATTGGCCTTTTGCGCACAAAGCTGGGCGACGAGCATCCCTGGCAGGAGCGGCTGTACACCGTACAAATGGGGCTGATGCACACCATGTCGCATATAGCTACCGTACCCGAGTCGCCAAGGCCATCGAATGCTCCAAAGGTGGAAGATGGCGCCCCCTTTTGCGAGAAGTGGATGGAAGAGATGACCCAGGAAATGGGAGAAAGCACGGAGTTCATCCTTCCCGGGCAGACCGAGGTGAGCGCCTTATGTCATATTGTACGCGCCACCATCCGAAGGGCCGAACGTGAACTCTGTCCTGTAGTAGAGGAGGGAGGCGTAGAGCCTTGGATAGCCGCCTACATCAATCGCCTGTCCGATCTGTTCTTCACCCTTGCCCGCTATGATGGCTTTAAGGCCAACCTGCCCGAGGAGAAGGTGAGGCCGTTTAGGTTTAGAAGAGAAGGTAGATGAAGTTATTTCAGAAGGTAGATGAAGTTAAAGGAAGAAATACAAGCCCTGAAAGGGTGTAATCGTAAAGCCTAGCCTGTAAGGGCTAGGTGAAAATGGGCGAAGTGAAAGAAGATATTTGGGATGGTCGGTTACCATATTTTCAGAATCGGTTACAAGTATTTAGTGCCCAGTTACCGTAACCGACGGGTAAAACATGGTAACCAATGGCAAAAAACCTGTAACCGGCGGGTAAAACCTTGTAACCGACGCCCAAAACTTGGTAACTGACGGGTAAACCTTTGCAACCGGGCACAAAAAAGGTGTAACCGACGGGGTAAACCTTGTAACCGACCGCTCGTAATACGTGATACGCACATCGTGACACTAAAATAGAGAAGACAATGAAGACATTTTCCATCAAACGACCCGATAGGGCCATTGCAGCCCAGCTGCAGGATAAGATCGACGACCTCACCAAGCCAAAGGGATCGCTTGGGCTGCTCGAGGAGACTGCGCTACGCATTGGCGTCATCCAACAAACCCTTACCCCAACCCTTAGCAAGCCCTACAACCTCGTGTTTGCAGGCGATCACGGCATTGCCGACGAAGGCGTAAGCGCAACGGTTAAGGAGGTAACCCGCCAGATGGTGTACAACTTCATCGGTGGCGGCGCGGGCGTTAGCGTCTTTGCCCGTCAGCATAATATTGGGCTAAAGGTTATCGATTCGGGCGTAGACCACGACTTTGAGGGGCATCCAGAATTGGTTCATAAGAAGATTGCCTTCGGAACCCGCAATTTCCTATACGAACCAGCCATGACCCACGAGGAGCTGCATCTTGCCCTAGAGCGCGGTGCCGAGGTGGTGGACGATATTCACCGCGAGGGATCGAACGTGGTTAGCTTTGGTGAGATGGGTATTGGCAACACCTCCTGCTCTTCGATGCTGATGACGATGCTGCACAACGTTCCTCTCGAAAAAACGGTAGGCGCAGGTAGCGGTCTTGATAACAAAGGCGTTCAACATAAGCTCGATATACTTAGCCGCGCCAAGGCCAGCTACAAGGGCGACAGATCGGCCTTCGACATCATCGCACACTTTAGCGGATACGAGATGGCCATGATTACTGGAGGTATGCTTCGTGCTGCCGAACTAGGTATGGTAATTTTGGTGGATGGCTTCAACATCACCGCTTCGCTGATGGCCGCCGCAGCCCTTCATCCCGAGGTGCTCGACTAC encodes:
- a CDS encoding TonB-dependent receptor plug domain-containing protein, which codes for MKKVLVAALLVAGLIRTAGAASAYESDSIKMNLKVDEVVVVGQRMAVKKENVSQRIEMIHLALIERAPQKDLTSILKENAGLDVVQYPGILSGVSIRGFRPENGKLNSKTLILINGRPAGSANLSMIDLSNVERIEVLKGPASALYGPTAMGGVVNIITKNSKGAIGGTASFSYGSCDKVNSSVSVGGSIAPKLDFDAGFSISNNPKDYKMGKGNIFRGWLGGGEVTNFYKKTGAETTDPDKRGDGDTRPFTKYTKTNMDLRLGYDICRDWKLNAYVNRSIANDVESPGDIAYGTTPTRKDLNYTSGDISLTGSIGRNVTAMVKGYYGRDVSDDEVIYEKKAFVTPYLSISRELEWSGVQAQSVVRINQHHITIGVDYAHSQSLSERYNNLGERIKPYNQDFALRNFGLYVQGNLEFFKGKLLASLGGRYDFNKYDLKQTEKMTNPANKENNAIFSPSLGITYKVLPGLSIKANAGSGFSYADVYQLAGYSEVFDTKNKTVAITVGNKNLKNLESKSFDLGVSYNKNGWSTELGYFRTESKNNGVQVFVDVTADNLNNLEVKYTTKDGKFIYADGSEIKGLNTFQNASTGTIDGLEASVAYNFGYLAANRFDLTSYIKFTSILNANEELDEYGLGKMSHRMLNVADNNIVYGTDYKSNKLSAGFKGRYVGYRYDRNWSFYDQYVEVRYPQMMTLDLYLGYDVTKKISLMGYVSNVTDENYYEKRGYNLPGRMFSMKATINF
- the cobT gene encoding nicotinate-nucleotide--dimethylbenzimidazole phosphoribosyltransferase, whose translation is MKTFSIKRPDRAIAAQLQDKIDDLTKPKGSLGLLEETALRIGVIQQTLTPTLSKPYNLVFAGDHGIADEGVSATVKEVTRQMVYNFIGGGAGVSVFARQHNIGLKVIDSGVDHDFEGHPELVHKKIAFGTRNFLYEPAMTHEELHLALERGAEVVDDIHREGSNVVSFGEMGIGNTSCSSMLMTMLHNVPLEKTVGAGSGLDNKGVQHKLDILSRAKASYKGDRSAFDIIAHFSGYEMAMITGGMLRAAELGMVILVDGFNITASLMAAAALHPEVLDYCIYSHKSNEGAHKLMLDILGGTPLLQLELRLGEGTGALVAYPILESAICMINNMSSFSAAKVTRSFN
- a CDS encoding bifunctional adenosylcobinamide kinase/adenosylcobinamide-phosphate guanylyltransferase; the protein is MASKIILITGGQRSGKSSYAQRLALELAENPVYLATSRIWDDDFRLRVERHQADRGPMWTNIEEEKLLSRHDLANRVVVVDCVTLWATNFFFDNDSDIEKSLEELKAELAQLVEQPATFIFISNEIGMGGHAENAIQRRFTDLQGWLNQHIASTADEVVLMVSGIPVKVK
- a CDS encoding cob(I)yrinic acid a,c-diamide adenosyltransferase, with translation MAIYTRGGDKGRTSLAGGIRVPKNHCRIEANGAIDEANSFIGLLRTKLGDEHPWQERLYTVQMGLMHTMSHIATVPESPRPSNAPKVEDGAPFCEKWMEEMTQEMGESTEFILPGQTEVSALCHIVRATIRRAERELCPVVEEGGVEPWIAAYINRLSDLFFTLARYDGFKANLPEEKVRPFRFRREGR